The genomic window ACGGTTTCAACTTCAACCAGTCGATCCTCGACGGCCAAGGCCGTGTGGTGAACACCTGGGCAGACGTTCTCAACCGCGCTGGTCTGGGTATGGAAGTGATGCACGAGCGCAATGCTCACAACTTCCCGCTTGACCTGGCTGCTGCTACTGCCACCCCAGTGGCACTGACCGCACCTGCAATCGGTTGATAGTCAACAGCCCAGCTACGGCTGGGAAATAACGGAATCCCAAAAGCTCCCTCTCACCAGGGGGCTTTTTTATTGGCTGGGTGGATGTTGCGCAAGTTGTAAATCAGGGCTTACGCCAGATCACAGCAGTACGCCGGCGAGGATAGAGCTCCCGGCAAAGGGGGCAGATAGTGCCGTCACAACCACGGGCCGTGCAGAATTCGCGCCCATAAAAAATGATCTGCAGGTGCAAGCGATTCCAGGCTTCCTTGGGGAACAAGGTCTTGAGATCATGCTCCGTTTGCACAACACTCTTGCCACTGCTCAGACCCCAGCGCTGCGCCAATCGGTGGATGTGGGTGTCTACGGGGAAGGCGGGCACGCCGAAGGCTTGGGCCATCACCACACTTGCGGTTTTATGACCAACCCCAGGCAGGGCCTCAAGCTGTTCAAAGCTGCGGGGCACCATGCCTCCATGGCGCTCAAGCAAGAGCTCGGCAAGGCGCTTGACATTGCGAGCCTTGGTGCGAGCCAGGCCAAGCTGGCGGATATGGGCCAGGATCGTCTCCTCACTCAGTGATGCCATCGCGGCAGGGTCCTGGCCAGATGCAAACAGGGCCGGGGTGACCTCGTTGACCTTCTTATCTGTGCATTGGGCGCTCAGCAGCACCGCCACCAGCAGCGTGAAGGGATCGCTGTGGTCGAGAGGTACAGGGGTTTCGGGGTAGTGCTGCTGCAGCCGCTCCATGATCAGGGCGGCACGCTCCTGCCTCTTCAAGATTGCGCTATGCCAAAGGTGAAGCCCAGTTTGTAGGCTCGCCCCAACGCAGGTGGTCAATGGGCAGCAGCTTCGGAGATCTCTTTCGGATCAGCACCTTCGGCGAATCCCATGGCGGCGGGGTTGGCGTAATCATCGACGGCTGCCCGCCCAGGCTGGAGCTGGATCTTGAAGCGATCCAGGCCGAACTCGACCGCCGCAAGCCAGGCCAGAGCAAGATCACCACCCCCCGCAAGGAGGATGACCAGGTCGAATTTCTCAGTGGCCTGCTCGATGGCGTGACCCTCGGCACACCGATCGCGATGGTGGTGCGCAACAAGGATCAGCGACCACAGGACTACAGGGAAATGGAAGTAGCCTTCCGTCCCTCCCACGCCGATGCCACCTACCAAGCGAAGTACGGCATACAAGCCCGCAGCGGCGGCGGCCGGGCTTCGGCCCGCGAAACCATCGGCCGAGTAGCTGCCGGGGCTATCGCCAAACAGCTCCTGGCCAAGGCCCACGGCACCGAAGTGATCGCCTGGGTGGAGCGCATCCACAACCTTGAGGCTTCGATCGACCCGGAACAGGTGACCCTGGCGGCTGTGGAAGCAAATATCGTGCGCTGCCCAGACCAAGCCATGGCAGCCCAGATGATCGAGCGCATCGAGGCAATCGGCCGGGAGGGCGATTCCTGCGGCGGCGTGATCACCTGCCTGGTGCGCCAGGCGCCAATGGGCCTTGGCATGCCCGTATTTGACAAACTCGAAGCCGACCTGGCCAAGGCGGTGATGTCGCTGCCGGCCACCAAGGGGTTTGAAATCGGCTCGGGCTTCGCAGGCACCTTGCTCAAGGGCAGCGAGCACAACGATGCCTTCCTACCCACAGGCGATGGCTCCCTGCACACAGCCACCAACAATTCCGGTGGCATCCAGGGGGGCATCAGCAACGGCGAGCAAATCGTGATTCGGGTGGCCTTCAAGCCCACCGCCACGATCCGCAAGGCCCAGCAGACGATCAATGACCGTGGCGAAGCCACCACCCTTGAGGCCAAAGGCAGGCACGACCCTTGTGTACTGCCTCGGGCCGTGCCGATGGTGGAGGCGATGGTGGCCTTAGTGCTCGCCGATCACTTGCTACGCCAAAAGGGCCAGTGCGGCCTGTGGTAATCAGGGCCTAAGACGTTCGACAAGCCTAGCCAACGCCTCCCAATCGGCGGGGTTGACCAAGGAACCACCCAAGGCGACCGCATCAACTCCGGCAGCCAGCCAGGGCTCCACATCAGCAGGGCCAAGTCCACCTGCCGCAATGCAGAAGGGCAAGCAATCAGCGCCCGCCAAAGGAGCAGCGAGTCGTTGCCAATAGGAACGGCCCAGCGCAGCGGCGGGGAAGAGCTTGACAATGGAGCATCCCCACAAACGCGCTAGGTGCACCTCAGATGGAGACATCACACCTGGCACGAACTGCAAAGGCAGAGCCATTGCAGCCTCAACCAAGCCACGATCCAGCACGGGTGAAACCGCATAGCCGAGGCCAGCAGCAGCAGCAGCTTTAAGGCCAGTTAAGTCAACTACCGAAGCAGCACCCAAGCGCAAATGGGCGAAGCGCTGACGAAGCTCAATCGCCTGGGCAACCCAACGGGGATGGGTGCTCCAAGCAAGCTCTACATGCTGAACACCCAGCTCCTGCAAACGCTCTAAACAGGGCAGCAGCTCAAGCAGGTCATAAGCACGAAGCACCACCAGCAGGGGCTGGTGGTGCAAAGCGGCTAGCAGCGTTGACGGTTCAGACGTATTCCGCCACCTTCACGTCGCTGCGGATCAGCAGCTCCTGCAGGTCGTCGGCATCGACTGTTTCCTTCTCTACCAACATCTCGGCGAGCTCATCAAGCACCGAACGATTGTCGACGAGAACGCAGGTGGCGCGCTTGTAGGCCACCGCCACCAAGTCGCTCACTTCCTCATCGATTGCGGCAGCGGTGTCTTCTGAGAAATCACGCTCTGCAGCGATATCACGACCAAGGAACATGCCCCCCTGGCTGCGGCCCAAGGCAACTGGGCCAAGGCGATCGCTCATACCGAATCGGGTAACCATCTGACGGGCTACACGGGCTACCTGCTGGAGGTCGTTTGAGGCGCCGGTGGTGACTTCGTCTTCGCCGTAGACGATCTCCTCGGCAACCCGACCACCTAGGGCAACTGCCATCTGGTTCTGCAGATAGGCGCGAGAATAGAGACCCGATTCCATCCGCTCCTCAGAGGGGGTGAAGAAGGTGAGGCCGCCTGCATTACCCCTAGGAATGATTGAAATCTTCTGCACAGGGTCGTAATCGGGCATCAGAGCACCGACTAGGGCGTGGCCAGCTTCGTGATACGCAACAAGCCGCTTGCGCTTCTCGCTCATCACCCGATCCTTCTTCTCTGGGCCTGCCATGACGCGCTCAATGGCGTCGTTAACCTCGTCCATCGCAACTTCAGTGAGCTGACGGCGAGCAGCGAGAATCGCCGCCTCATTAAGGAGATTTGCCAGATCAGCGCCGGTGTAACCAGGGGTGCGGCGAGCGATTTTGTCGAGATCGACATCCTTCGCCAAGGTCTTGCCTCGGGCGTGGACGCCGAGGATTTGCAAGCGGCCGGCGTAGTCGGGACGATCTACAACCACTTGGCGATCAAAACGACCCGGGCGCATTAAGGCTGCGTCCAGCACGTCTGGGCGGTTGGTTGCAGCCACGATGATGATACCGGTATTGCCCTCAAAGCCATCCATCTCGGTGAGCAGCTGGTTGAGGGTCTGCTCCCGCTCGTCGTTACCACCGCCGAGTCCGGCACCACGCTGGCGACCCACAGCGTCGATCTCGTCGATGAAGACGATGCAGGGAGCACTTTTCTTGGCCTGCTCGAACAGGTCGCGCACACGACTGGCGCCCACACCGACAAACATCTCGACAAACTCCGAACCGGAGATGGAGAAGAACGGAACCCCCGCCTCGCCGGCCACGGCCTTGGCAAGCAGGGTCTTACCGGTGCCCGGAGGGCCCACCAGCAGCACACCCTTGGGGATCTTGGCGCCGACGGCGGTGAAGCGATCTGGGTTCTTGAGAAAGTCAACAACTTCTGTGAGCTCGAGCTTGGCTCCCTCAATGCCGGCCACATCGCCGAAGGTCACTTGAGTTTGGGGCTCCATTTGAAGCCGCGCCTTGCTCTTACCGAAATTCATCGCCTGATTACCACCACCACCTTGGGCACGACGCAACAGGAAAAACAGGCCGCCAAGAAGCAGTAGCGGGAAAATCAGACTGCCAACAGCCTGCTGCCATGCCGCGGGCTCGCGGCTGGGCTGGACCGCGATATCTACGTTGTGGTCGGTGAGCAGCTTGAGCAGGTCCTTGTCGGGTGCAAGGTTGACGACCGCACGGCGACCGTCGTTTTCGACCACTTGGGCCGTGCCCCGATCCGGGGAAATCAGCACCCTGGACACCTCGTTGTCCTGAACGGCCTCTACGAAGTCGCTGTAGCGGAGGGTGCGCGGCGCATTGGCCGGGTCAGGCCTGTCGAGAAAAGCCGTACCCACGGCGATCATCACGATCACCAAAAGGACATAGAGCCCCGCATTGCGCCAGCGCTTCTTCAAGAACCTTGCCTCAGCTGAGAAGTCAGTTACGGAATGTTAACCGGCCGCGGCCCGCAGCACTTCCACCACACTACGGAAGGCAAACCATTCTGGGATTTCTTCGCCACCACGGAGCATTTGACGGAATTGGGTACCGCTGAGCTTGCGGATATGCAGCCCCCTGGCCTCGGCATGTTCAGCGGTCACATAGCCCTCCTCCTCCGTGTAGACGAGGTTGAGCGAGGGTACGGTCTCCATCCCGAGCTCTGCAGCGTTGTCGCGGGCAAAATCTTGGGCTTGGTAGGGGCCGTAGAAGTCTTCGCCACTGAGGGAGCTTTTGCAGCCGGCCATGTCGCGGCCAATGATGAAGTGGGTGCAGCCGTAGTTCTTGCGGATGATCATGTGCTGCAGAGCCTCCCGCGGGCCGGCCATGTGCATCGAGTAGGGCAAGTAGGCCCAGCGAATTCGGGCGTTATTCACCTCAGCCGCCAGCCGCTCGTAGGTCTGGAAGCGCACCTCGCCGGCAATGTCGTCGTCCTGGGTGGGGCCGCAGGTGGGGTGCACCAGCACCACACCCTGCTCACTGACGTTGGCCGCGTCCAATGCCCGGGTAAACAGCTCGTAGTGTGCGCGGTGAATGGGGTTGCGGCACTGGAAAGCCACCACGCTCTGGCCAGCGGGGAGGGTGGCGCGCACTTCAGCTGGCGTTTTGCAAGGGAAAACCCGGCTGGGCAGCTCCAGGCCCTGAATGCTGCCGCCGAGGTAGATGCGACCCCGCTCGGTGGCGATCATCTTCACCGCCGGATGCTCAATAGAGGTGGTGCCGTAGCAGCCCTGAGCCTCACGCGCCTTGTCAGGCTCCCAGCGGCTCTCCACCGTCAGCACTGCCAGCTCCTGACCGCGATAGGTGAGCAGCAGCTGGTCGCCAACAGCAATCGAAGCGTCATCGGTGTCGAAGACGATCGGCAGGCCAAACAACAGGCCACTGGTGGTGCGGTGGCCCGCCACCACGGCGTCGTAGTCCTGCTGATGCATGAAGCCACGTAGGGGCGAGAACCCCCCCACCACCAGCAACTCAACGTCGCAGGCATTGCGATCGCTGCACTCAATCCTGCGGCTCACCCCAGCGAGCAGCGACTCGCGCTCAGCCGCAGGCACCGCCAAATTCACTAAAGACCCACCGTGAGGCGCGATCAAGCCAGCGGATTCAGCAGCGGTCATGGAGGCCAACTCAGGAAGGGGTGGATTCTCCCAGACCGGGGGAGTCGAGGCTCATCTGCCAATAAAAAAGACCCAGGACCCAATAAAAAAAGGCCCCGACGGGGCCTTGAATAGGCAGGCAGCACCTGCGAGTGTGCGAGTGCGAGCTAGCGCCCAGGGCTCAAGACTGCTCTAGGCGGCCATAGAGCTGGCCGACGATCTTGACATCGACAACCGCCTTGGTGCCCATGTCGGAGTCGGAAGGCTGGATTGCAGTAAACACGCCGGCAAACTCGCCTGTGCTGGGATCGACTTTGGTAATTGAGAGGTTCATGGTGCCGGAACCATCCACGTAGCGCTTCACGGTCTCGCCGGTGAACTCATCTCCAGCAGGCACCAAGCCAACAGCGCTGCTATAGCCGGTGGTTAGGCCCCGGCCCTTGGGGTCGAGGAAGTTGCTGGTGCGGTAGCTGGGAGCCCGATAAGGACCTTCAAAGTCGGTGCTGGTGGTCAGAGCTGAACCATCAGCCTTGGCCAACAACTCCTTACTGGAGAAGGTGAAGGGCACTTCCTCACCACCGGGCAGCAGCACGGTGATCGGCTGGAAGTCGATGCCGCCGAGCTCCTTGAAGATAAGGCCATCGGCAGTCACGGCCAGATCACCGTAAACCTGATCAAGGCTGGAGGTGAAACGGGTAAGAATTTTGCCGGCGACAAACTGTGCTTCTTGGCGCTTGTTAGCTGGCTCACCCTTCACGTACACCTCGGCAGGGTGCATGCAGATTTCACGGAGCTGATATTTAGCGGAGGGATCGAGGGAGATCGAGCCGCGGGCCGAATCCGGCAGGGTCGGACAGTCGTTCGCTAAGCCTGTGTTGTGGATGTCTTCGTAGGTGAGATTGGCGCGATCCACGGCCTTGGCGCCACCGCTGCACGCGGTCACCAGGGTCAGGCACAGCGCCAGCACAAGAGCCAGCAGAGGACGAAAACTCATGGGGAAACGCCGCAGAGACGGTGGATTGGAACTGGGCTGTCGCCGATCCTACCGGTGCAAATCTGCTATTCCCCGTACGATGTCGCGGCTCTCAACAACCTGTATGCGAGAGCCAGACGCGAGCGCAAAGCAAGACCAGTCATGAGCCTCACCCCATCCCAGCAAGACCGTCTCGCCAACCAGCTGCAGCAACTAAACGAGCTTGCAAGTGAGCTCGAAGGCCAGCCTGAAGCCCTGCTTACCCTGCTGCGCCAGCTCGAGCAGCTGCACCGCTCCGTCCAAGACGGCCCATTCCGGGGCAGCCTTCCAGCCGACCGCAGCCAGCTGTTCAGCCTGCTGCAAAGTGTCGAGCGCAGTGGGGGCTGGCCCTACATCCCGAGGTTGCAACTGCGCACCTTCATGGATCTGCTCCAGCACGAAGCTGCTGCAGACGAGACCCTGCCCGCCGAAGAGACTCTGGTGGCTTAGGGCCGCAGGGCGGTAAGCAAGTGCTGGGCAATAGCCAGCTTTGAGCCCGGCTCGATGCGTTGCTCGCCGCCCTGCCCTCCCAGCAGCCAACCGTGGTTGCTGTTCACGCCAAAGCCCGCATCGGCTTGATCTATCGGGTTGGCGAACAGCAGATCGCAGCCTTTACGGGCCCACTTGGAACGGGCCTGAGCCAATACATCGCCCGATTGGGCAGCGAAACCCAAAATCCGCTGACCGGGGTGCCGGCGGCTCACCAGGCCAGCCAAAAGATCGGGCACCTGCTGCCAGCCGGAGGCGAGCTCAATGGCGAGCTCCTCTTTGGTCAGTTTGTGAGGTAGCGGTTGCTGGCGGCGGTGGTCGGCCACAGCAGCCGCCATGGCAATGGCATCGGCACAGGGCTGTAAACGCACCAAGGCCCGCTCCATATCGGCCGCCGTCTGGACAGGCACGCAAGCCAAGCCCTCCAGCAACTGGGAATCCACGCTCAACGGACCATGCACCAGAGTCACCTCCGCCCCACGCAGCCGGGCTGCCTGGGCTAAGAGCACACCCATCAGCCCGGAGCTGGGGTTGGTGAGAACGCGGGCCGGATCAAGTGGTTCGCGAGTGGGGCCGGCAGTGACCAAAAGCCGCAAGCCAGCCCAGTCCCGCTGCCAGCCCCACAGCTGTAGACACTGCAAGGCCAGTAGCAGTTGTTGCGGCTCAGCCATGCGGCCGTCCCCCTGCCGATCACAGGCCAACAATCCCGCCGTAGGCCCCAGGGGCAAGACCCGCTCAAAGCCCTGCAGCAGCTCCCAGTTGCGGCGCACTCCAGGGGAGTTCCACATGGAAGTGTTCATGGCCGCAGCAGTCAGCACCGGCGCCTCGGTAGCCAACAGAGTGCTGGCCAACAGGTTGTCAGCCAACCCATGCACCCAACGACCCAGGCTGGTGGCACTCAAGGGCGCCACTAACACCAACTCAGCCCACTCAGCCAGCTCCACATGCAGCGGCCTGGCAGCGCGATGACTCCACTGATCCTCATCGAGGTTGCAGGGATTGCGGCTGAGGCTGGCAAGGGCCACCGGACTTACCAGTTGGGCCGCCGACGGTGTAACCAGGCAACGCACCTCGGCGCCGCACTGGACCAGGGAGCTCACCACCAGAGGCAGCTTGACCGCAGCGATGCTGCCGCTGATACCCACCAACACTCGGCTACCCGCTAGCGGGTGCACCAAGGGGTCAGCAGCTGCCGCCGGATCAGTCCTCATCAAAGGGTTCCTGGTCCACCAGATGCACGTAGGGGCGAGCCAACTCCGGTTGGTGGATCGCCAGGGCACGCATCAAGTGCCAATCGGCTAAGCCGTCAAAGGCACTGGGGTAGTCGTCTTCCTCCAGTCGACGGGCGAGCTCGGCGATCGAAGCTTCATCGAAAGCGGCGAGCCGTTCGGGGGTGATCGACGCGTTCATGGAAGTTGCTGGGGAGGTGGGGTCGGGGATAATGGACTTCTAGGGACAACAGAGGGCCCTAACCCGGGGAGTTAGCTCAGCTGGTAGAGCGCTGCGATCGCACCGCAGAGGTCAGGGGTTCGAGTCCCCTATTCTCCATTTCTACTCAAAGAAGCGCTGCTGGTCAGCCCTATGGATTGGCATCCAGACGCCGAAGCCAAACTTAAGGAAGTGCCCTTTTTTGTACGTCCAGCAGTGCGGCGACGCATCGAAACCATGGCACAGGAGGCCGGTCTTAGCGCCATCGATGCCCCCTTCTACGAGCAGGCCAAGGCAAGGTTTGGTCAGAAGTGAACCGGCGATGCGGTAAAAGGGTGCATCAGTAGAACACCCATCGATGTCGCAGTCGAAACGCGAACAGGTGGTTAGCCACCTGCGATACATCCGCCAGGAGCTCCGAGAAATGCACCAGGGCGTCATGGACGACGGCTTACTTCCAGAAGCCGGTGAGGTCCGCGGGGTTATGGCCCAGATGGAAGCTCTACTTGAGCTCCTCGAGGGCAAATCCTCCCGCAAAAAGGACAGCGACGGCTGAGACCCAGACCGGGAAGCCCTCGGGGAACGTCAAGCCCCTTGGGACGCTCTGGCAAACGTCTGCGGTCAGTTGATCAGTAGCCAGCCAGGCGCTTTCGTTGCTCAGTCCCCATCACCCAGCCCGGGCCATTGGCCTCGGGCTTTTTTATTGGAATCCCCTATAGGTAGCGCCAAAAGGCTGCGCATACGCCAGAGATGGTGTAGACAGGCAATGGCAGGGCTCGGGCCGGGTGATGGGGATCACCGCCGTCAGCATCCCTGCCTCCTCTTTTGGCCCTCGCTGATACCCCTTCAGCCGTGATGGCCTCACCTCCCGGAAGTCGTTATCAACAGACCGGCTTTCAGGAACGGGTTGCCCAAGCTCGGGCAGCCCTGGAGAGTTGGGCAGCCAATCCCTGGCGGCGGTTATCGCTGTTGTTGATCGTTTTGCTGATCAGCTTCAGCATTGGCGGAGCCGTCGGCTCGATCACCGGCACCCTGTCCAAGCTCGACCCGGTGGGGGCACTGATCTGCGTGGCTGCCATCGAGCTGGCCATTCGCGCCAGGGGCCCGCTGATACGTCGTGGTGGCGATGCACTCGTGCTGCAAGTACTCGATATGGCTCGAATCGGCTTGCTCTACGGCTTGCTGCTTGACGGCTTCAAGTTGCTCTGATTCAACTGGTGCAAGGCTTCTCAGGCCAGCGGTTCTGCCGCGGCCAGCAGATAGAGCAGAGCCATGCGCACAGGGATGCCATTGCGCACCTGCTCCTCTACCAGTGAAACGGCGGGATCATCGAGCACATCTCCCGCCAGCTCCACGCCCCGATTCACCGGGCCCGGATGCAGCAGTGGCACGGACAGACCGCAAAGGGCTAGGCGCGCTCGGGTGATGCCGAATTGCCGGTGGTAGGTGTCGAGGCTGGTGAGCAGGTGCTGATGCATGCGCTCCTTCTGCAGTCTCAGAGTCATCACCGCATCGGCCCCGGCCAGGGCCTGATCCAGGCTGCGCTCAATCCGCACCGAGCCCCGCGCCGCCACCGGATCGGCCGCCTGACCTGGCGGTGGTGCCGCCACAAAGTCGGCGAAGGCGGCGGGCAACAAGGTGGGCGGGCCGCAGAGCACCACCTCGGCGCCGCAGGCGGTGAGGGCCCAGAGGTTGGAGCGGGCCACGCGGGAGTGGAGCACATCACCCACGATCACGATGCGCTTGCCCCGCAGGGCCGCGGGCGTGGGGGCTTCAGGGGCGAAGTGGCGCGCCAGGGTGAACAAATCCAGCAATCCCTGGCTGGGGTGGCTGTGCAGGCCATCGCCGGCATTGAGCACCGCGACCCGCTCACCGGCACGGTCGAGGTCGGCCGCCAGGCTCTGGGGCACCCCGGCGCAGCGATGGCGCACCACCAACACGTTGGCGCCCATCGCCACGTAAGTCCGAGCCGTATCGAGCAGGCTCTCGCCCTTGCTCAGGGAGCTGGAGGAGGGAGAAAAACTCTGCACATCGGCAGAGAGCCGCTTGGCCGCCAGCTCAAAACTGCTGCGGGTGCGGGTGCTTGGTTCAAAGAAAAGGCTGGTCATCAACCGCCCCTGCAGGGCGGGCAACTTGCGAGCTCCAGCCACCGGCAGGGCCCGGAAACGCTGGGCCAGGGTCAGCACGGTGGTGAAATCATCCAGCGAAAAGGCCGCCAGATCCAGCACGTGGCGGTGGCTCCAGCTGCTCAAGGGGTGCGGCGGCTCACAGGGCCAGGGTAGGGGCTGACTTGCGCTGGCGACACTGGACAGGCGCTAATTCCCAGGGCGCTGGAGTTTGCACTGGTAGGCGATCCCCCCTGACCCGCCTGCTGACGCTGCGGCTCGCCCGCCAATACCAGCGCCAGGGCAGGTCCTGGCCCTGACTGATGCCGATGCGGCTGGTTTGCACCAAGTCGGCCGCGGCCATATTTGCCAGCGCTGGGGGACGCGGGGCGAGCCACAGGCCCTGATCGGGATGCACCAGCTGGGCGTTATGGGAGCGATCGATGCCAAAGCAGCGTGCCAATAGGGCGGGACCCGCCGCCAGCCGCTCCGGCTCACCCGGAATGGCCACGGCGCGCAGCAGCACCCCATTGGCCCAGTCGGCTCTCCCTGTCACCACGTTGACGCAGTGGTGTATCCCATAGCTCACATAGACATAAAACCGCCCAGGCTCGCCAAAGAGCGTTTCGTTGCTGGGGGTGCGGCGGCGATGCCCGTGGCAGGCAGGTTCCTCCTGGGAATACGCCTCCGTTTCCACAAGTACGCCCCACAGCAGCTCGCCATCGGGTTGGCGTTTCACCAGCAGGCAGCCGATGAGCTCGGGGGCGACGACCTCGGCGGGGCGGGCGAAGAAGGCCTTCGGCAATGGATTCACCACAAGTTCGACGGGTTGCTCGCCTCTGGGAGCCGCAGCCAGCAAACTGAAATCCTTAGTGCCAAAACCAGGGTCCGCCATGCACACCACCGGTTTCACCCTCGCCACTGTGCTGATCTTTGGCAGCGGCCTATTTGTACTTGCCACCCTGTTTTTTGGCACCAAAGGCGGCTACTACGACACCGACGACTACGACGGCAACGGCACCGCTCACTGACCCTGACTTGGCAGCCTCTCGGCCTCGGGGCAGTCTTCGGAGGTGATCACATCATCGGGGCTGCCGCTGCGGCAGACGTAGGCCAGCCTGGTGCTGACGGCCCCGATCGAGTCGAGCCGCACGCTCTCCTCCCAGCTGTGGGTTTCGTCGTCGTCTTCAGCGTCGTAGCGCAGGGTGACGAGATCCCCCTCGACCTCCACCACCGTGGCCTCCTCAATCCAGCGCTGCTGATCACGCAAAAACACCCACACCGGGCGCTGTTCGGCACAAAACTGATAAAGCTTGCGGTGCAGCATGGGCCGAGGCACTGCTGGCCTTCAAACACTAGCCAGTCTCCAGGGTCTACCTGCTGTTCACCATGATCCAATCCGCCAGCTCCAATGACGCCATTCGCCTGCAACTGCGCAGCTGGCCTGAGGTGGAGACCTATCTGGAAAATTGCAAGGGCGTAATCGTGCCCCTGGGCTCCACCGAGCAGCACGGCCCCACCGGCGCCATCGGCACCGATGCGCTCACGGCCGAGGCCGTGGCCCTGGAAGTGGGCCGCCGCACTGGCGTACTGGTGACTCCAGCCCAAGCCTTCGGCATGGCCGAGCACCACTTGGGCTTTGCTGGCACCGTGAGCCTGCAACCCTCCACCCTGCTAGCCGTTCTGCACGACGTGGTGCTATCGCTTGCACGCCACGGCTTTGAGCGCATCTACGTGATCAACGGCCATGGCGGCAACATCGCCACCAGCAAGGCCGCTTTCGCCCAGGCCTATGCCAGCGCCGCCGACCGGGGCCTGGCGGTGGCGCCGCGGCTGCGCTGCAAGCTTGCTAATTGGTTCATGGCTGGCCCGGTAATGCAGGAGGCGCGCAGCCTTTATGGCGCGGAGGAAGGTCACCACGCCACCCCCAGCGAAATCGCCCTCACGTTGCACCTGGAGCCCAGCCTGCAGACCAAGCAGAGGCCCCTGCCTGATCCAGCCCCCGCCGGCCCCATCCACGGCCCCGAAGATTTCCGCCGCCGCCATCCGGATGGCCGCATGGGCTCCAACCCCTACCTGGCCCAGGCCAGCCATGGCGAGCGCTTCTTGGAACTGGCCGCCACCGCCCTTGCCTCAGACCTGGAAGCCTTCCTGACCTGAGCGCTAGCGTCGGCTTAGCTGGTAAATCCCGATGAGCAAGA from Cyanobium sp. Tous-M-B4 includes these protein-coding regions:
- the nth gene encoding endonuclease III; amino-acid sequence: MKRQERAALIMERLQQHYPETPVPLDHSDPFTLLVAVLLSAQCTDKKVNEVTPALFASGQDPAAMASLSEETILAHIRQLGLARTKARNVKRLAELLLERHGGMVPRSFEQLEALPGVGHKTASVVMAQAFGVPAFPVDTHIHRLAQRWGLSSGKSVVQTEHDLKTLFPKEAWNRLHLQIIFYGREFCTARGCDGTICPLCRELYPRRRTAVIWRKP
- the aroC gene encoding chorismate synthase; this encodes MGSSFGDLFRISTFGESHGGGVGVIIDGCPPRLELDLEAIQAELDRRKPGQSKITTPRKEDDQVEFLSGLLDGVTLGTPIAMVVRNKDQRPQDYREMEVAFRPSHADATYQAKYGIQARSGGGRASARETIGRVAAGAIAKQLLAKAHGTEVIAWVERIHNLEASIDPEQVTLAAVEANIVRCPDQAMAAQMIERIEAIGREGDSCGGVITCLVRQAPMGLGMPVFDKLEADLAKAVMSLPATKGFEIGSGFAGTLLKGSEHNDAFLPTGDGSLHTATNNSGGIQGGISNGEQIVIRVAFKPTATIRKAQQTINDRGEATTLEAKGRHDPCVLPRAVPMVEAMVALVLADHLLRQKGQCGLW
- a CDS encoding bifunctional 4-hydroxy-2-oxoglutarate aldolase/2-dehydro-3-deoxy-phosphogluconate aldolase, translated to MHHQPLLVVLRAYDLLELLPCLERLQELGVQHVELAWSTHPRWVAQAIELRQRFAHLRLGAASVVDLTGLKAAAAAGLGYAVSPVLDRGLVEAAMALPLQFVPGVMSPSEVHLARLWGCSIVKLFPAAALGRSYWQRLAAPLAGADCLPFCIAAGGLGPADVEPWLAAGVDAVALGGSLVNPADWEALARLVERLRP
- the ftsH3 gene encoding ATP-dependent zinc metalloprotease FtsH3, producing the protein MKKRWRNAGLYVLLVIVMIAVGTAFLDRPDPANAPRTLRYSDFVEAVQDNEVSRVLISPDRGTAQVVENDGRRAVVNLAPDKDLLKLLTDHNVDIAVQPSREPAAWQQAVGSLIFPLLLLGGLFFLLRRAQGGGGNQAMNFGKSKARLQMEPQTQVTFGDVAGIEGAKLELTEVVDFLKNPDRFTAVGAKIPKGVLLVGPPGTGKTLLAKAVAGEAGVPFFSISGSEFVEMFVGVGASRVRDLFEQAKKSAPCIVFIDEIDAVGRQRGAGLGGGNDEREQTLNQLLTEMDGFEGNTGIIIVAATNRPDVLDAALMRPGRFDRQVVVDRPDYAGRLQILGVHARGKTLAKDVDLDKIARRTPGYTGADLANLLNEAAILAARRQLTEVAMDEVNDAIERVMAGPEKKDRVMSEKRKRLVAYHEAGHALVGALMPDYDPVQKISIIPRGNAGGLTFFTPSEERMESGLYSRAYLQNQMAVALGGRVAEEIVYGEDEVTTGASNDLQQVARVARQMVTRFGMSDRLGPVALGRSQGGMFLGRDIAAERDFSEDTAAAIDEEVSDLVAVAYKRATCVLVDNRSVLDELAEMLVEKETVDADDLQELLIRSDVKVAEYV
- the sat gene encoding sulfate adenylyltransferase, which translates into the protein MTAAESAGLIAPHGGSLVNLAVPAAERESLLAGVSRRIECSDRNACDVELLVVGGFSPLRGFMHQQDYDAVVAGHRTTSGLLFGLPIVFDTDDASIAVGDQLLLTYRGQELAVLTVESRWEPDKAREAQGCYGTTSIEHPAVKMIATERGRIYLGGSIQGLELPSRVFPCKTPAEVRATLPAGQSVVAFQCRNPIHRAHYELFTRALDAANVSEQGVVLVHPTCGPTQDDDIAGEVRFQTYERLAAEVNNARIRWAYLPYSMHMAGPREALQHMIIRKNYGCTHFIIGRDMAGCKSSLSGEDFYGPYQAQDFARDNAAELGMETVPSLNLVYTEEEGYVTAEHAEARGLHIRKLSGTQFRQMLRGGEEIPEWFAFRSVVEVLRAAAG
- the psbO gene encoding photosystem II manganese-stabilizing polypeptide — its product is MSFRPLLALVLALCLTLVTACSGGAKAVDRANLTYEDIHNTGLANDCPTLPDSARGSISLDPSAKYQLREICMHPAEVYVKGEPANKRQEAQFVAGKILTRFTSSLDQVYGDLAVTADGLIFKELGGIDFQPITVLLPGGEEVPFTFSSKELLAKADGSALTTSTDFEGPYRAPSYRTSNFLDPKGRGLTTGYSSAVGLVPAGDEFTGETVKRYVDGSGTMNLSITKVDPSTGEFAGVFTAIQPSDSDMGTKAVVDVKIVGQLYGRLEQS
- the coaBC gene encoding bifunctional phosphopantothenoylcysteine decarboxylase/phosphopantothenate--cysteine ligase CoaBC, producing MRTDPAAAADPLVHPLAGSRVLVGISGSIAAVKLPLVVSSLVQCGAEVRCLVTPSAAQLVSPVALASLSRNPCNLDEDQWSHRAARPLHVELAEWAELVLVAPLSATSLGRWVHGLADNLLASTLLATEAPVLTAAAMNTSMWNSPGVRRNWELLQGFERVLPLGPTAGLLACDRQGDGRMAEPQQLLLALQCLQLWGWQRDWAGLRLLVTAGPTREPLDPARVLTNPSSGLMGVLLAQAARLRGAEVTLVHGPLSVDSQLLEGLACVPVQTAADMERALVRLQPCADAIAMAAAVADHRRQQPLPHKLTKEELAIELASGWQQVPDLLAGLVSRRHPGQRILGFAAQSGDVLAQARSKWARKGCDLLFANPIDQADAGFGVNSNHGWLLGGQGGEQRIEPGSKLAIAQHLLTALRP